A window of Theileria parva strain Muguga chromosome 4 map unlocalized ctg_529, whole genome shotgun sequence genomic DNA:
ATCTCAAGTCCTATTCACCAGAGAACTCCTAGTCACATTCACACTCGCCAAATTGTTTCCAAATTCACAGTACCGCTTGGTCTCGATAAACCAATTCAAGTTTCAaaagttatttttcatttcaAACTTTCCAATTACCTTAATACATTAATCTTTTATGTTAAATAGATTGTATgtgtatatagtatagtatagtagtaagcatatatataatagtaagtatatattgtatagtatatagtataaagtTGATGTATAATGTATGTGGTATAGGGTATATATATGAATAGTGTGTATAATGTGTACAGTAAAATCCAATATACATTGcatagtatatatactttacaagattattaatacaaaaatgttaaaaccAGGGTTGATGACAACTTTTCAGCTTTCCAATCATGGAAGAATCAGTGGAAGCGTCAATGATACAAGTGATAACGTTGTTTATGGGTAAAGTGCTGTGCTCCTGGTCAGCAGGAGACCTGAGATGAGAACAGTAATTGAGGATTTTGCTCAAATATTCGTCAATCTCGTCGGATTTCTCTAACTTAGGGTCTTTGTCCTTGATGAAGGTGTTCTTGTCCCTCGGGAAATTGTTCTTGTCGGTGGGGAAGCTGTTTTTTTCTTTTTGGAGGTTCTCCTTATCCTTCTGGAAGGCGTAAAAGTCTCTGGAGGTGCTACGTCCAATTAGAATCGCAGACAAAGCGGCGTGaacatcaattttaaagtgGTGGATAGAGGATGAAACGGCAAACATAACGCCGGGAAGAAGACCAAGTCTGCATGTAGGGCCCATAAAGTTAGTCATGTTCCTAGTGAGCCTGAAAACCCTTATCTTGTTATCGTCCATCTCCCTGTTAAAGAGTTTAAAGTCAAACTGCCTTATGGAACCGTTATTCATGTTCAAAACAAGCTTAGAGGGAGTTGAGTAGGGTGTGGCAAACACTAAGTTTAGCAGTGCCTGAGTGGCGTAAGATGAGGTGAAGTTAATTCTGAAATTCATGAAATTTTCGTAATCGACGGATGATTCTAAGACAAATTCATAAAGAATATTGTCAGGAACAATGTTGCATAGCTTATTGTATGAGTCCTGGAGTAAGTCCTGGTGTATCTTTCGGTACCAGGTATAGAACCAGGGGTACTGTTTTTCCCTGAAGAGTTTGAAGATGTAGTTAAAACCTGACTCTTTATCCATCTCCTCGTTAGTTGACGCGTTTGTAAGAGATGAAGTTGGATTATACTTGTTGTAACACTCGTACAGCTTTATAGTAATGTTCTTTTCCAAAAGTATCTTGTGAAGCACTGGGAGAAGTAAACAGGTTTCATACCCGTTACCACTGGCTAGCCTGGTATCTAGTTTGTTCAAGTCACTATCAGTACGAATGTCAGAAGGCATCAGAGGGATGGAGTCTACTAAAAGATTATCCATTGAAATTGACCTGTTGAAGATACTCAGGAGTGTGTGGCTGTTCGGGCTATCCTCTACTAGGCAAATGTGAGGATCTAGTGGAACTATAGAGCCTGAGGAAATGAACAAGTTCCTCCTCCTAGTCTCATTATACTTTTTCATGTAGAAATTCACAAGTTGGGACATCTTGTGAATACACTCTTCGCCCTTCTGTCTAGCTCTCACGAGTGGGTACACTGAGTAGTAGTGCTTCTGGCCGTCAGTTGTAATTATCTTAATACACTTTACCAGGTGATTTCTCCTCCTCACCTTTACTAGACATGGGTCTACATACAAAATATCATGCATCTCTCCAATCACATTCTTGCCCTTAATCATGTCGTCAACTGGAGTTACAACTACATGGGGTAGTTGTATTGAGATGTTACTGCTGGATGTGAACTTGTTGCTTAGAACACAGACTGAGTAGTTTAGTAAGTGGCTAATGTCACGCCTACCACCTCTTTTGTTTCTTGTTTTCCCAAAATTTATCAGCAGGCTGATTATGTCCAATAACTTATTCATCGTGTATCCACACGTTAAGCCCTTCTCTGACGGATCTTGAGGGGTGTCTGATTGGTAGTTTCCAAGTCTGTCAGGAGTGAAGCCGGAGCTTGAAGTAACGCTATTCAACAGTTCCGTTGCCTTTATCGGCTCAATAAAGTTCTGCGTGAAATTGTAGACAATACTATAAAGCTCCTTGTCGTCATCCTCGTCTTCTGAGGTGCTTATGCTTGAGgatattttattcagaATCTTGTTAGTCAAGCAGTACAGCATTGGTCTCGGTATGTATTCGTGAAATGGCAACTCCAAACACTCCTCAAATATCGTTTCATATGCGCACATAATCTCGTCAATCAGGTCCGGCTTTCCCATATTCGTGAGTATATTACAGAAGTTCTCGAGCGTGTGGTTCAAACCTGGATTACAGTTAATTAGCATTTGaagtatatttttaatgtcATTCACGTTCTGTCTTCCAATGTGTTCTTCTTCATCCCTAGTGCTGTACCCGTTATTTGTGTTTTGTGGCATTAGGGACAAATACTCGGTCCTTATTGTGTAATACAGCTGCTGTGGCACCTTGGTTATCAAGAGTTTCAGCAGGTGGAATATTTCAACATTGTTCCTGGTGTACAGAAACGTCACCAGCTGTGGCAGCCACATCAGCCACACGCAGTGGTGCACAAACTCCGAGTACTTCTTAAACGTCTCACTCGTTGCGTTTACTCCTCTGTGCATCTCAGTCAACAATGTAAACAGTCTCTTAATCAACAACCAATGACAATTCGGACTAAAACATTATATACAcagaaaattttaaactattttatagaaataaatattataactaTTGACTATAACTAGTTAGTGATAActatttttagtattaattGTGGTAATTAATATCATTTGTAACTACtgtatttaatatttagttaGTATTAGATATTGTTATAGTGATATGTCGTGGTTAAAAGTTACTTGATTGAGATTGCTGTCAGATATCCCATAATTGATGTTTCATAGAGTTCTAGTGGGAACATTTGTTCATTTTTGGCCCACATTGGCACCATGGAGTGGTCGATCTTGTTATCGTTAAACTTTGCCCATGATATCCAGTTCTTACTCAGCAGAGGTTGCAGTTTCAAGGCTTCTAACATATACTTACATGCCAAATCAATGTCCCCTAAAACAATATTAGTAATTATACAAGTAAATGCTgtaaaaaacaaatattgGAGGGAAGTAAAGTGTTTAAACTatgtattaaataattgaatgAAATCAATAATTGAAATGGTGGGTTGAAAATACCTATGCCGTTTAACTGTCTTTTGTTGGGGTTAGTTTGGTTATGATGTATGTCGTAGATGTAATTCCTGTTAATGGCTTCAGCTTTAAGTCTCGTGACATGTGATTTCAGTGTTTCATATCCTCTGTTTGGTAGTTTATCGAAATCAAGTGTGATTACACTCTTTAGAGCATCTGGAACGTTAATTGAGAAAGTCAAGTACTGCTTAAGCCTCTCATTAATCAACAGGTAGTAATCCTCCCCTATGTTTGGACTTTTACTTATCGTCTGCACCAAATACTTTTGAGCCTTATTTAAAAGAACTGATGCTATTAAAGGCAACTGATGACTCTTTCTTATCACTCCACTATACTTCACCAGTGTCCATATGTAATCTTGATTAATCAACAGTGAATCATCTAAAAAATCATGTAATTGTAGAAATTACGAGCAAATAATTCAACTAAAAATGAgcaactaatttaactaaaaatgagtaataatttaactaagAGGTTCCTAAAGCTTACTTAGGGGTTGATGATTGTTTGTTAGGTTTGTGAGATTTTTAACGGTACTGAAAACCTGTGTTCTGAAACACAGTAGTGTGTTCCAGATACTCGGATGATCATACTTGTTAGGAAGTCTGTTCCtccatttatttatcaaatgtATCTCATCACACTCCTGTGCCTTGTATATGTTTGTTATTGATCTCTTCAAGTATGATATTCCCTCACTTATCTCTGTTAACCTATGATTTAGCCTCATACAATTCACATGACCGTCTATCTTAAGGCCAAGAGTCTTATAATAGTGCAATAACCACGAAAAACAATTCTGCACAAttcattaatataatattgacTAATAGTTTAATACATAATGGTATCTATTGTTTACCTGTGTCATGATGTTGAGTTTATAGTattctttattatattgCCTATATAGTGTGTTGATATTGTTAGAATAGGCCTTATTGATCTTATTAAACATGTTGTAAATGTTCATTTCAATGACGATTTCCATGTCATAGGAGTCAACATCATTAAAGGATTCCTGGTTCACCAGCAGATAgttatctttattttggTTCTGATACAGCACCAGCATGTGTGGAAAGGAGTTGAGGAACACGTTAGACTGACTAAATGTCGTCTTACTAGTCGATATGTATGAGATATCTCTGATAATGTCCCACTCATTCAGTTGTTTTGTGCAGTACATCCAATAATTAAACCAGAGCTTAGACTCGTCAAACCATGCTACTGTTTCAGAGGTCTGGCCTGTGTTGGATAACTGGTCCATTATGTGGTTAAAATCCCTCTGGGCCTGTTTCCACTTTCCATGCTGAAGATTGGCCAAAGCTAACCTAGTCTCATTTGTTATCACCCAACACCTATTTGTGCCTATTGACAAGTCTAGCATGTCCAGCCTCAAATACAATTCCGACAAAAGCGTCGCTGGTTTAGTCATGTCCATTGGTTGCGCTAGCATCAGGTTCTCCAAGTAGAAACAGGTGTTAAAGTAGTTTCCTGGCAAGAACTGTGAAAGGTACTTTAACATCTCAACTGGCAAGGATATCATGGGGTATGTGTTCATCACAGTATGGTAAACTATGTTAATTGAGTCAAGGTCCTCCTTATCACAAAAAATATCCATGTGTGTTGGATTCTGGATGTACATATTTGACAGCAGGTTATGGTTAAGAGATATTGAGGTTATCTTTTTTGTAAGGAAATTGATAACATGTTGGGATACCTGGTTCCTGTGTGGCTCTGACAAGTTAATGTACAGTTGTGAAAACACCTTTGAGAAGGTGTCACGGTTAAATTTAGTGTCGAgttcacacattttttcCAAATACTTCAGCACCAAATTCTGGTTAACATAACTTTGTAGGTACACTTTGTTGTATTCATGTATCTTCACTAGGGATTCATACAGTTTACCATCCAAACTAAGTTCAAACTCCTGGAGATCTTCTGGTTCACTAACTGGAATATCCTCATCAGTATCTAGTGACATGTTTCTAAACTCCTTCAATAAGGTCACAATTGGTCTCAAACTTGAATTCTCGCAGTTACACACAAAACTTATCTGACTTACAAGGTCAGTATTTGACAATGACCCCGACCCGACCCTGTTATCCAAAGGTTCCAACCTTGGATAATTACTCCCTATTCCAACCTCCACATCCTAATCAAACATTAgtcaattttttaccaaatagtataaactatatattaaaaattaatagacAATCGTttaaatatacttaaataGATAGTCTCATACCTGTCTAAAAAGTGTGAATAGAATATCAACGAGTGTTGTTGCATTTTGGttatatttaaacaaaagaTCAATTGTTTTGGATAGATTCTCTTGCCTCTGGTAGTGCTTAACATAATCGTTATGTTGTGACTTGAACAGGTATGCACAGTGTGTTAGGTAACTCATCTTAATGTCTAATCTCAggtttttaaacttttcgTGATCCGTAATCCCCAGgtataacaaattaaactCTGTTGCCAGGGTCTCCTCATCCACTTTGCAATCCTCTGGTACATATGATATATGCCTTGTGTAGTACAGCACGTTACATATGtactcaaatttataattgtCTAATGGAGCCCTAATGCAGTTAATCAAATCTCGTTGTACCAAGTTGGGATCAGGGGAGTAATTAAATGCAAACTCGATGTGGTTGAATGTGATTTTATGAAACTTCCTGTTTGGAGTTGTCAAGTCTTCAGCCACGTATTTTTCCAAAGATTCTGAGCTGACTTCTGTGTAACTTCCATTATAGTCGAAGAAGTTGTAATCCATATCTTCTCGGTACTCTTCCTCCGGTGATTCCCAAATACTACCATACGACCTCAACCTAGTCAGTACTCTCTTGTTAATGTTAATGTATGGCTGGAAGTACTTTAAACTCAACAGTATGTTGAACATCATGAACTTGTCAGCCTTTGTCGAGATCTCGACGACTTTATAGAATGAAGACACGACTTCAGTGTTAAACTTGTATATTTTCAGGAAGCACAACTCTAGGAAAATAGCGTAATTCGCactaattatttttctaaaCTTTCCATGTGGCACGTTTATTAGACACACGTAGAGTTTTTTAATAAACGACGGTAAATAGTCGTTGATGTATCCTCTTAGCCTTTTAGTGCTAACAACCTTCAACACATCAACGTACAAACATATCACATTCAGCAACTCAGTTAATCTATTTAGTTCAGGATCATCAGGTTCTCCGGACCCCGTGCTAATCATGAGTGGGTTTGGGGTAAGATTAACTACTTCTTTCAGATAGTTGAAGATCAACTTCATCAACACGTCCAGGAACTTGGCTGTGGTGTCACTAAACTCGTGCTGCTCATCTCCATACTCAGATTTTAACAAACACTTTAAATTTGCTGGTGTCATGAGACATGGTATGCTATTTAGCTGCATAATAAGGTGATACAGATGCGGGTAATCATTAATCAGAAGCTTTATTGACACGCTCTTGAACATCAGCTTGTTTGTGTCATAACTCAAATTATCGAAAATCTTATTCTTGTAGGTCTTACTGAGTATTCCGTTGTACCTGTAAATGATGTTATTTGTCAGTTTCGAGTCCTTCAAATAGTCAGTCCTTGTCAAATGCGCTCTAAGTGAGTTTATTATCCTGAAGTACACCGCCATGAGCTTGTACTTGCTATACTTCATCTCGTTAGACTcgtatattaaaatgatcCCGACGACTATCTCCATGATGTAACGGCTGTAATAGTACCCGTGACACGTGTGTTTGTATATGTAATCCACAAACCTAACAAAGTACGGGTCCATGAAATCTCtataattgttaaagtAATTCATAAAACCTCCCAGCAACATCGTTAACGCTCTTATGTCCTCCTTTTCAACATCCTCAGTTGTTCTATTTTCCAATAAACTATCAAGTTCCATAACACCGTTCTCAGAGTTCTCAGAAGATTGCTCTTGATCAGGGCCAAATTTTGGCATTGACAGGTTAAACAGGTACAAAAGCACTGGCTGGTACTTTTTATTGTCCAAAATCGTTATATTGCACAGACAGTTGAAGAAGTTGAACGAGACCATCTTCATGACCAAAAAGTAGTTATTGAACTCATCTGTATCTATAGCATTCTGTTCCTCATCCACTGTTAGTGGGAATGTGTTGTTTAGTATTAGAAATATCTCAATAGGCATGCTTTGGAGGTTATTCAGCAGGTGTGTAAAATCATAGGACTTAACAAACTCAATGTATTGTCTGAACACTGTCAACACCAGCATGTAATTAATGTTACACAGATGAAATACTTTACTCACAACGTAGTATCCAACCCATGTCGTTAACACTTGGTCTAGGTTTAAGTTGTCCTTGGTACTGGTCGAATTCATGTTTTCCGAACCGTTATTTAGCACTCCGTTGCACACGTAATCCAGCAACTCGGACAACAGATTCCCCTTGACCAGATCCTCGTTGTTATTGATAAAGTGCACTATCCTCAGCAACACCATCAGCCTataaatgaatttttatcttATAATCACTTACTGTGTGTTgtacaaataatttgatgttGACTTGAACAACTTTAAGTTATTCATCAGCTCGAAGTTATCACTTATGAATCTATTAAACACactctaaaaattattcattaagAATTTATTAGATGGTTAATTAGGGATTTAGTGGATAGTTATTTGGTAATTTGGTAACTATTACTAAATAGCTGTTGTGATGTTACCAGTTCATTGGTAGCGTTGACAAACGAGTATGGTGTGAATTTGTACTGTGCGAGTATATCAATGGTTGATGGGTAGTGAAGGTGTAGGAGCTCGTAACACTTATTTGAAATTGATATATAACTCAACTCATCGATATCCTTTTCCTGGTGTTCTGAATCAAATATTCTATTTTCTGGGTGTAGGTAATGCCCTATAAAGATATCCTTATTTGACAGTGTCACTACTGTCTTTATAACATTCTTAAACTCCTTTGTTGATATCACCAGGCTCTTCACTGACGACAAATACTCTATGAAGCACAGTATTTGGTATATTACGTTCAGGTTATTATTGTTGTTCAGCTCATTATTAAGTTTGTTGAACGTGTTCTTAATCGAGTTATCATCCATCAAATACAGCAAATCATACATCGTCAAGCTTTCCATTGCCTTATTCTCACCTGGTTTATCTTGGAGTTTCGCGTTATTAATGAAATCTTTATACATCTGCATTACTTGTATTGGTGATGAAATTGTACTCTCACTTCCTTGGTTGTCCGTGAACAACTTGTTATTATACCCCAACTTCACCAGGAACTTGAAAAAGTCTATGTAACTGAGAAACTTGAGCTCCGACACGTTAATCTTGGACTCCGTCAGAGTTATTCCTACGTTATACAACGAGTCCTTCATGCACTTGAAATCACTGCCATAGAACTCATACAATAACATCAATTTCTGCAATACAGTTAATTCAATTGTTTTCGAAATTAACTAGacaatttacacagtaATTAATCTGGTCACTAACTATACAATGAATCTAGttgttattaaaatatggtaaaaataccttgaCTGTGCTGTAATTGAAAATGGTTTGTAGTTGTATGATGAAGGGTTCCAGGGTCATTAATGCGTTTTGTGTAACCATGGTCTTATCCAACCTCTTCAAAATGGATAATGATGTCTTAAACATGATTCCATTGGATATCATCACCAGGTTAAGTAAAGTTGTTGATATCATGTGAATCAGTCCAGGGTCCAACTGCTTAAACAGCTTCTCAAACCTGCTATCAAAAAGCAATAGCTCCACGATTCTCAGGTAAATCATCATCTCGACACTGTCCTCGTCATAGTTGTTAATTCTGTCCAGCAGCTTCTTCAGGCAACTGTCCAGACAcctaaacattattaagtcaaattaatataacGGTTAATTGTAGATACATTTTATTGTGCGTGTACTGTGTCGTGAGAAGTAGTATTTCCAAGAACTGCAAACTCTTGAAATTTGTATTGAAAAACTGGGTAAGTTTTTGAGGCTTGTATTCACTTAACAGCTCCATAGCCAGAAGACGTAGCTTCAGAATCTTATTATTCAACATTGACGTTAAATTGTTGAAGTGGAAATCAGGGTCACAGCTTACAATAAGTTTAATGAGTGTGAAAAGAATCTTCTCAGGTATCCTGTTTGCTTTGTTGATTAGGAGTTCTTCGTTGGACTGGTGCAAATCAACCACTGTGCAAAGCAGcatattataaatgtatGTGATATATGCCTTAAAGTACTTGATGTGGTTCGCTTTAAACAGCTTTAACAGTAACCCGAAGTATGCTACTCTTCTGAATATGTTATGGTTATTCAACTTAACCACCAGGATCCCGACAACGTACTCGATGACGTCATCCATATCATGAGCCACTATGCATTCAAATAATTCTGAAATTAACTCATTGCATGAGTCATCCCACTCCACTTCCTTACTCTCGTTAGATACCATTGGATACTCCACATTCAAGAGCAACAGGTACAACACCTGAGATAAGTTATCATCTCTGGTCCTGTTCCTAACTCTTGACGATAAAACCAGATAATTAAACAGTGCACATCTAAATAACTGTAAATTCTCATACTCCACGCTCTTCTTTATCCTTCTGCCTGCATTCAACATTAGACACAGACACTTTAACAGCTTTCTCAGATACTTCATCTGATCGTCTGTTTTCGTAAGTTTTGCCTCGCGATTCAGGTGAGTTCCGTTACTTGAATACTGGTTATATACAGGAACTTGATTCTTGGAAGTTGCATCAATGTAAAAGTGTGTTAGTGACAAGTTGTATTGAAGTATTGG
This region includes:
- the Trrap gene encoding FAT domain protein — translated: MDPNLDSTNSYFNRGAYSPVISNSNPKDGHTPSDNELSKDCLNGVKKLIESFENYTVDGFLASFRVNYAFLKTLLLKNTNDPSLLELKTQCFDIMESFTKVEFADVQLRREFVSLCFNTIITSSNWDESCQRILKHFLMDPKHYVNLVQVDQFFEFATKLLSNYPNIQDKDVKRLLIFISLLDQLFTSPLFTKNLVQLLPVFRKVNGLNSTDHHKGCYFELILLSCRALQIFTVNLKQTFNYSTNLLNAFVILVNSGVTYIVLKSILQQDFFNKLYHLSLMEYSCTCSVLMLYLDVIKKLDTEHFNMQMFEKCNTLLSRHWLSSDYKIKELCLNLVHSLLCQFPKLSSNIDEESLNAIYKFSIITFFNAVNLISDLYYSRNKQSNAYLLYVKTVLNVLIEIIVVNYKLLIQLTNIKRVITINILQAFLITVKLSSQLYISAPGNKTIRMDEDEDEEKSEFLVILDNSVKLLCKTLEPAMVENTIRLVLPILVYYYLYPNRKLFMNEEELLKETQINSVTDLSETENQDQSKEERNQLENVILYLFFTFSKNYPDLFIQQYLSLVIQLMNDEDLDRLYRYSYNIIFQENHVLPPKDELDQDRTKIMNKLMNENIFVGLKLNLDSIKYITYDLGQMVNLVCNYYPCTEGSESAQPGDKTKEKMELYLRLLTVIFEKINSNPNYTYAYDQINVLYSFLNKILFYLELSDYRNFDLLSEIASSSYIGIEENEDLYAFVIVVSMNNFNFEYMRQMLRLVNYFINYTTSRKLLKYTLMLIENYVENTDNAGLYVLMADTIKDINPYEYQPIDYDEQNFDDKVEPYFIKFLMEHLLNDEDPEITKLVMNILGKLGSISQKYRVDYNIKNAEEFSLAFPCLTENDSTVVSIPVEPGLDLIIKRVERNLYREKGPLNMDEYNTYAGYLLIIMSPILQYNLSLTHFYIDATSKNQVPVYNQYSSNGTHLNREAKLTKTDDQMKYLRKLLKCLCLMLNAGRRIKKSVEYENLQLFRCALFNYLVLSSRVRNRTRDDNLSQVLYLLLLNVEYPMVSNESKEVEWDDSCNELISELFECIVAHDMDDVIEYVVGILVVKLNNHNIFRRVAYFGLLLKLFKANHIKYFKAYITYIYNMLLCTVVDLHQSNEELLINKANRIPEKILFTLIKLIVSCDPDFHFNNLTSMLNNKILKLRLLAMELLSEYKPQKLTQFFNTNFKSLQFLEILLLTTQYTHNKMCLDSCLKKLLDRINNYDEDSVEMMIYLRIVELLLFDSRFEKLFKQLDPGLIHMISTTLLNLVMISNGIMFKTSLSILKRLDKTMVTQNALMTLEPFIIQLQTIFNYSTVKLISKTIELTVLQKLMLLYEFYGSDFKCMKDSLYNVGITLTESKINVSELKFLSYIDFFKFLVKLGYNNKLFTDNQGSESTISSPIQVMQMYKDFINNAKLQDKPGENKAMESLTMYDLLYLMDDNSIKNTFNKLNNELNNNNNLNVIYQILCFIEYLSSVKSLVISTKEFKNVIKTVVTLSNKDIFIGHYLHPENRIFDSEHQEKDIDELSYISISNKCYELLHLHYPSTIDILAQYKFTPYSFVNATNELSVFNRFISDNFELMNNLKLFKSTSNYLYNTQLMVLLRIVHFINNNEDLVKGNLLSELLDYVCNGVLNNGSENMNSTSTKDNLNLDQVLTTWVGYYVVSKVFHLCNINYMLVLTVFRQYIEFVKSYDFTHLLNNLQSMPIEIFLILNNTFPLTVDEEQNAIDTDEFNNYFLVMKMVSFNFFNCLCNITILDNKKYQPVLLYLFNLSMPKFGPDQEQSSENSENGVMELDSLLENRTTEDVEKEDIRALTMLLGGFMNYFNNYRDFMDPYFVRFVDYIYKHTCHGYYYSRYIMEIVVGIILIYESNEMKYSKYKLMAVYFRIINSLRAHLTRTDYLKDSKLTNNIIYRYNGILSKTYKNKIFDNLSYDTNKLMFKSVSIKLLINDYPHLYHLIMQLNSIPCLMTPANLKCLLKSEYGDEQHEFSDTTAKFLDVLMKLIFNYLKEVVNLTPNPLMISTGSGEPDDPELNRLTELLNVICLYVDVLKVVSTKRLRGYINDYLPSFIKKLYVCLINVPHGKFRKIISANYAIFLELCFLKIYKFNTEVVSSFYKVVEISTKADKFMMFNILLSLKYFQPYININKRVLTRLRSYGSIWESPEEEYREDMDYNFFDYNGSYTEVSSESLEKYVAEDLTTPNRKFHKITFNHIEFAFNYSPDPNLVQRDLINCIRAPLDNYKFEYICNVLYYTRHISYVPEDCKVDEETLATEFNLLYLGITDHEKFKNLRLDIKMSYLTHCAYLFKSQHNDYVKHYQRQENLSKTIDLLFKYNQNATTLVDILFTLFRQDVEVGIGSNYPRLEPLDNRVGSGSLSNTDLVSQISFVCNCENSSLRPIVTLLKEFRNMSLDTDEDIPVSEPEDLQEFELSLDGKLYESLVKIHEYNKVYLQSYVNQNLVLKYLEKMCELDTKFNRDTFSKVFSQLYINLSEPHRNQVSQHVINFLTKKITSISLNHNLLSNMYIQNPTHMDIFCDKEDLDSINIVYHTVMNTYPMISLPVEMLKYLSQFLPGNYFNTCFYLENLMLAQPMDMTKPATLLSELYLRLDMLDLSIGTNRCWVITNETRLALANLQHGKWKQAQRDFNHIMDQLSNTGQTSETVAWFDESKLWFNYWMYCTKQLNEWDIIRDISYISTSKTTFSQSNVFLNSFPHMLVLYQNQNKDNYLLVNQESFNDVDSYDMEIVIEMNIYNMFNKINKAYSNNINTLYRQYNKEYYKLNIMTQNCFSWLLHYYKTLGLKIDGHVNCMRLNHRLTEISEGISYLKRSITNIYKAQECDEIHLINKWRNRLPNKYDHPSIWNTLLCFRTQVFSTVKNLTNLTNNHQPLNDSLLINQDYIWTLVKYSGVIRKSHQLPLIASVLLNKAQKYLVQTISKSPNIGEDYYLLINERLKQYLTFSINVPDALKSVITLDFDKLPNRGYETLKSHVTRLKAEAINRNYIYDIHHNQTNPNKRQLNGIGDIDLACKYMLEALKLQPLLSKNWISWAKFNDNKIDHSMVPMWAKNEQMFPLELYETSIMGYLTAISINPNCHWLLIKRLFTLLTEMHRGVNATSETFKKYSEFVHHCVWLMWLPQLVTFLYTRNNVEIFHLLKLLITKVPQQLYYTIRTEYLSLMPQNTNNGYSTRDEEEHIGRQNVNDIKNILQMLINCNPGLNHTLENFCNILTNMGKPDLIDEIMCAYETIFEECLELPFHEYIPRPMLYCLTNKILNKISSSISTSEDEDDDKELYSIVYNFTQNFIEPIKATELLNSVTSSSGFTPDRLGNYQSDTPQDPSEKGLTCGYTMNKLLDIISLLINFGKTRNKRGGRRDISHLLNYSVCVLSNKFTSSSNISIQLPHVVVTPVDDMIKGKNVIGEMHDILYVDPCLVKVRRRNHLVKCIKIITTDGQKHYYSVYPLVRARQKGEECIHKMSQLVNFYMKKYNETRRRNLFISSGSIVPLDPHICLVEDSPNSHTLLSIFNRSISMDNLLVDSIPLMPSDIRTDSDLNKLDTRLASGNGYETCLLLPVLHKILLEKNITIKLYECYNKYNPTSSLTNASTNEEMDKESGFNYIFKLFREKQYPWFYTWYRKIHQDLLQDSYNKLCNIVPDNILYEFVLESSVDYENFMNFRINFTSSYATQALLNLVFATPYSTPSKLVLNMNNGSIRQFDFKLFNREMDDNKIRVFRLTRNMTNFMGPTCRLGLLPGVMFAVSSSIHHFKIDVHAALSAILIGRSTSRDFYAFQKDKENLQKEKNSFPTDKNNFPRDKNTFIKDKDPKLEKSDEIDEYLSKILNYCSHLRSPADQEHSTLPINNVITCIIDASTDSSMIGKLKSCHQPWF